The Aphis gossypii isolate Hap1 chromosome 3, ASM2018417v2, whole genome shotgun sequence genome includes a region encoding these proteins:
- the LOC114125128 gene encoding four and a half LIM domains protein 2 isoform X4, whose protein sequence is MADVEYQFTTTERKVRKSKKTTSSNKRRESNDQGEVTITELDKENVYPSENGHDDKSGEYTKAMNKDWHSGHFCCWQCDESLTGQRYVLRDDHPYCIKCYESVFANPCDECDKTIGIDSKDLSYKDKHWHEACFLCSKCRVSLVDKQFGSKVEKIYCGNCYDTQFAARCDGCGDIFRAGTKKMEYKTRQWHEKCFSCVVCKSAIGTKSFIPRDQEVYCATCYEEKFSTRCVKCDKIITSGGVTYKNEPWHRECFTCSHCSTSLAGQRFTSRDEKPYCGDCFGELFAKRCTSCVKPITGIGGTRFISFEDRHWHNDCFICASCKTSLVGRGFITDAEDIICPECAKQKLM, encoded by the exons ATGGCTGACGTAGAATATCAGTTCACAACTACCGAGAGAAAAGTCAGGAAAAGCAAAAAAACTACTTCGTCAAATAAGAGGAGAGAGAGCAATGATCAAGGCGAAGTTACTATCACAGAATTGGATAAAGAAAACGTGTATCCATCAGAAAATGGTCACGATGACAAGAG TGGAGAATACACCAAGGCTATGAACAAGGACTGGCATTCTGGTCATTTCTGTTGCTGGCAATGTGATGAATCGTTGACAGGACAGAGGTATGTGCTTAGAGACGATCATCCATATTGCATCAAATGCTATGAATCTGTATTCGCCAATCCTTGCGACGAATGTGACAAGACCATCGGGATCGACTCTAAA GATTTGTCGTACAAGGATAAACATTGGCACGAAGCTTGTTTCTTGTGCAGCAAATGTCGCGTATCGTTGGTGGACAAACAATTTGGATCAAAAGTAGAAAAAATCTATTGCGGAAACTGCTACGATACTCAATTTGCTGCTAGATGCGATGGTTGTGGAGATATATTCCGTGCag GAACAAAAAAGATGGAGTACAAGACCAGACAGTGGCACGAGAAATGTTTCAGCTGTGTTGTGTGCAAGTCGGCTATTGGCACTAAGAGCTTTATACCTAGGGACCAGGAAGTTTACTGCGCCACTTGCTACGAAGAAAAGTTCTCGACTCGATGCGTTAAGTGTGACAAG ATTATTACTAGTGGTGGCGTTACATATAAAAACGAACCTTGGCACAGGGAATGCTTCACATGTAGCCATTGCAGCACATCGTTGGCTGGACAGCGTTTCACGTCCAGAGACGAAAAACCATACTGTGGAGATTGTTTCGGAGAGTTGTTCGCCAAAAGATGTACTTCATGTGTAAAACCAATTACAG GAATCGGCGGCACTAGATTCATCTCATTCGAAGATCGTCACTGGCACAACGATTGTTTCATTTGCGCCTCTTGCAAGACCTCGCTGGTCGGCAGGGGCTTTATCACCGACGCCGAAGACATCATTTGCCCGGAATGCGCCAAGCAGAAGCTCATGTAA
- the LOC114125128 gene encoding four and a half LIM domains protein 2 isoform X5, translating into MSVDVMTSKFGNITLKTSTPKKDPGDDDVAILSSFLPEYLMSPASITKNKAFECSLKRDCRLGDPKATPPGTKKMEYKTRQWHEKCFSCVVCKSAIGTKSFIPRDQEVYCATCYEEKFSTRCVKCDKIITSGGVTYKNEPWHRECFTCSHCSTSLAGQRFTSRDEKPYCGDCFGELFAKRCTSCVKPITGIGGTRFISFEDRHWHNDCFICASCKTSLVGRGFITDAEDIICPECAKQKLM; encoded by the exons ATGTCTGTGGACGTAATGACCAGCAAGTTCGGTAACATCACGCTGAAGACCAGCACTCCCAAAAAGGATCCGGGCGACGACGATGTGGCCATTCTGTCGTCATTTCTACCGGAATATCTGATGAGTCCCGCGTCTATAACGAAAAACAAGGCGTTCGAATGCTCGTTGAAACGGGACTGCAGATTGGGAGACCCCAAAGCCACCCCTCCAG GAACAAAAAAGATGGAGTACAAGACCAGACAGTGGCACGAGAAATGTTTCAGCTGTGTTGTGTGCAAGTCGGCTATTGGCACTAAGAGCTTTATACCTAGGGACCAGGAAGTTTACTGCGCCACTTGCTACGAAGAAAAGTTCTCGACTCGATGCGTTAAGTGTGACAAG ATTATTACTAGTGGTGGCGTTACATATAAAAACGAACCTTGGCACAGGGAATGCTTCACATGTAGCCATTGCAGCACATCGTTGGCTGGACAGCGTTTCACGTCCAGAGACGAAAAACCATACTGTGGAGATTGTTTCGGAGAGTTGTTCGCCAAAAGATGTACTTCATGTGTAAAACCAATTACAG GAATCGGCGGCACTAGATTCATCTCATTCGAAGATCGTCACTGGCACAACGATTGTTTCATTTGCGCCTCTTGCAAGACCTCGCTGGTCGGCAGGGGCTTTATCACCGACGCCGAAGACATCATTTGCCCGGAATGCGCCAAGCAGAAGCTCATGTAA
- the LOC114125132 gene encoding eyes absent homolog 1-like — MKVSYTTTVLLLAVVAAATSTEVQKSTAAAAPSPVQSPTPFPGQGSVPYPAQSYQFTSDYSGQLAKSSFGPKAALPSSAFAAYQPHQQQQHYNFGPYQQYYPASGYPAAGPYPSAYSTQPLAGAAYPTPYSAYPYPAQPYHGSSYSPNPAAFPSYYGGQFGVPSAAQYNGHYSAAAPYNGHYSAASPTVTPYSSLPSAYQQQSLQHSPSFYNSGAAGQQYGQSQQYLSQQQYPSQQYQSFYANSPAAPAAAATTSDSAKSSTERK, encoded by the exons atgaaG GTCTCTTACACAACCACCGTCCTGTTGTTAGCCGTCGTGGCAGCCGCTACGTCGACGGAAGTCCAAAAGTCCACCGCCGCTGCCGCTCCGTCGCCAGTACAATCACCAACGCCTTTCCCTGGCCAAGGAAGCGTTCCGTACCCGGCACAGAGCTATCAATTCACGTCTGACTACTCCGGACAGTTGGCTAAATCTTCGTTCGGACCTAAGGCCGCCTTACCATCGTCTGCTTTCG CCGCTTACCAACCGCACCAGCAACAACAGCACTACAATTTTGGCCCATACCAACAGTACTATCCGGCTTCCGGATACCCCGCCGCCGGACCGTACCCGTCCGCGTACTCTACACAACCGTTGGCCGGCGCCGCTTACCCGACTCCGTACTCGGCTTACCCGTACCCGGCTCAACCGTACCACGGTAGCTCTTACTCGCCCAATCCGGCTGCCTTCCCGTCGTACTACGGAGGTCAATTCGGCGTCCCGTCCGCCGCTCAATACAACGGTCACTACTCGGCTGCCGCTCCATACAACGGTCACTACTCGGCCGCCTCGCCGACCGTCACTCCGTACTCATCGCTGCCTTCCGCTTACCAACAACAATCGCTACAGCACTCGCCGTCGTTCTATAACAGCGGTGCAGCCGGCCAACAGTACGGCCAGTCCCAACAGTACCTCTCCCAACAGCAGTACCCGTCCCAACAGTACCAATCTTTCTACGCAAACTCGCCGGCCGcccccgccgccgccgccaccaccTCTGATTCGGCCAAATCCTCAACTGAGaggaaataa